The DNA window AGCGTGAAGTATGCCGACGGGCGGGTGGAAGAGGTGGCGGTGCCGTGGGCGGAGCGTTACCAGCGGGTGACGCGGCTGATGGCGCAGGCGGTGGTGGTATGGCTGCAGGCCTGCGGCAGCGTGAGCCAGGTGGCCAAGGTCATGCGTTTGCACTGGCATACGGTCAACGCGATCATGAAAGCGGCCGTCGAGCGGGGTTTGGCGCGGCGCCGGCGCGAGCCGATCGCCTACCTGGGCTTGGACGAGAAGAGTTTCCGGCGCGGGCATGTTTACGCCACCATGCTCAACGATCTCGACGGTGGTCGGGTGTGGGATCTGGTGGAAGGCCGCAAGGAAGAGCATGCGCGGGAACTGCTGCA is part of the Chthoniobacterales bacterium genome and encodes:
- a CDS encoding transposase; its protein translation is MKDSDFYQQVLGLQSPWKVEQVELDMAAQRVVVHVGVEPGTRWGDPVTQGPAHVHQWRQRTWRHLDTCQFETVISARVPSVKYADGRVEEVAVPWAERYQRVTRLMAQAVVVWLQACGSVSQVAKVMRLHWHTVNAIMKAAVERGLARRRREPIAYLGLDEKSFRRGHVYATMLNDLDGGRVWDLVEGRKEEHARELL